A single Zootoca vivipara chromosome 1, rZooViv1.1, whole genome shotgun sequence DNA region contains:
- the LOC118090048 gene encoding olfactory receptor 5AP2-like isoform X1: MERKNHTSVTEFILVGFMDHPELQIPLFVLFLGIYITTLVGNFGMVLLIWIDARLQTPMYFFLSNLSLVDVGYSSVIAPKMLMTFVSENRTIPFIECAVQFYFFCIFVTNECCLLGVMAYDRFVAICNPLLYHTAMSKRLCILLVILSYVTGFVNSTAQTIFIFSLSFCGSNVINHFFCDIPPILKLSCSDIHSTDIVHFTLSTIVVMSTILIVLVSYISIVTTILKINSAEGRRKAFSTCASHIMAVTIFYGTLIFMYLRPTSGYTMDQDKIISVFYTLVIPMLNPLIYSLRNREVKEAVKKLIQKK; encoded by the coding sequence atggaaagaaagaatcATACCAGTGTGACAGAATTCATTTTGGTGGGATTCATGGATCACCCAGAGCTGCAGATTCCTCTTTTTGTCCTGTTCCTTGGTATCTATATCACCACCCTGGTGGGGAACTTTGGGATGGTTCTTTTAATCTGGATTGATGCCCGACTTCAGACtccaatgtatttctttctcAGTAACCTGTCCCTTGTAGATGTTGGTTATTCATCAGTCATTGCCCCTAAGATGCTCATGACCTTTGTATCTGAAAACAGAACCATTCCCTTCATTGAATGTGctgtgcagttttattttttctgtatcTTTGTAACAAATGAATGTTGTCTTTTGGGTGTGATGGCCTACGACCGCTTTGTGGCTATTTGCAATCCATTACTTTATCACACCGCAATGTCCAAGAGACTTTGTATCTTGCTTGTCATTTTGTCATACGTAACTGGTTTTGTGAATTCCACTGCACAGACAATTTTTATATTTAGTTTGTCTTTCTGTGGCTCCAATGTAATTAATCATTTCTTCTGTGATATCCCTCCAATCCTGAAGTTGTCCTGCTCTGACATCCACAGTACAGACATTGTTCATTTTACCTTGTCCACAATAGTTGTCATGAGTACTATCTTGATTGTCCTAGTGTCTTATATTTCCATTGTCACCACCATCTTAAAGATCAACTCTGCTGAGGGTAGGCGCAAAGCCTTCTCTACCTGTGCATCCCATATCATGGCTGTCACTATCTTCTATGGAACTCTGATCTTTATGTATTTGCGGCCTACCTCTGGCTACACAATGGACCAAGACAAAATTATCTCAGTGTTTTATACACTGGTGATCCCTATGCTAAACCCTTTGATTTATAGTTTGAGGAACAGGGAAGTGAAGGAAGCTGTGAAAA
- the LOC118090048 gene encoding olfactory receptor 5AP2-like isoform X2: protein MERKNHTSVTEFILVGFMDHPELQIPLFVLFLGIYITTLVGNFGMVLLIWIDARLQTPMYFFLSNLSLVDVGYSSVIAPKMLMTFVSENRTIPFIECAVQFYFFCIFVTNECCLLGVMAYDRFVAICNPLLYHTAMSKRLCILLVILSYVTGFVNSTAQTIFIFSLSFCGSNVINHFFCDIPPILKLSCSDIHSTDIVHFTLSTIVVMSTILIVLVSYISIVTTILKINSAEGRRKAFSTCASHIMAVTIFYGTLIFMYLRPTSGYTMDQDKIISVFYTLVIPMLNPLIYSLRNREVKEAVKRML from the exons atggaaagaaagaatcATACCAGTGTGACAGAATTCATTTTGGTGGGATTCATGGATCACCCAGAGCTGCAGATTCCTCTTTTTGTCCTGTTCCTTGGTATCTATATCACCACCCTGGTGGGGAACTTTGGGATGGTTCTTTTAATCTGGATTGATGCCCGACTTCAGACtccaatgtatttctttctcAGTAACCTGTCCCTTGTAGATGTTGGTTATTCATCAGTCATTGCCCCTAAGATGCTCATGACCTTTGTATCTGAAAACAGAACCATTCCCTTCATTGAATGTGctgtgcagttttattttttctgtatcTTTGTAACAAATGAATGTTGTCTTTTGGGTGTGATGGCCTACGACCGCTTTGTGGCTATTTGCAATCCATTACTTTATCACACCGCAATGTCCAAGAGACTTTGTATCTTGCTTGTCATTTTGTCATACGTAACTGGTTTTGTGAATTCCACTGCACAGACAATTTTTATATTTAGTTTGTCTTTCTGTGGCTCCAATGTAATTAATCATTTCTTCTGTGATATCCCTCCAATCCTGAAGTTGTCCTGCTCTGACATCCACAGTACAGACATTGTTCATTTTACCTTGTCCACAATAGTTGTCATGAGTACTATCTTGATTGTCCTAGTGTCTTATATTTCCATTGTCACCACCATCTTAAAGATCAACTCTGCTGAGGGTAGGCGCAAAGCCTTCTCTACCTGTGCATCCCATATCATGGCTGTCACTATCTTCTATGGAACTCTGATCTTTATGTATTTGCGGCCTACCTCTGGCTACACAATGGACCAAGACAAAATTATCTCAGTGTTTTATACACTGGTGATCCCTATGCTAAACCCTTTGATTTATAGTTTGAGGAACAGGGAAGTGAAGGAAGCTGTGAAAAGG ATGCTGTGA